The window atggaagtttatatagtaatgttatatttgtatatgtggtggccccgacggccaagtatatatatatatatttgtgcgtgttgtgctgatacaggtaattagatccttctatatgcaacgaagtgctgtccaatttttggtgacatgtaagtgaaagtacaggtatttgaacggtttctcccgggccttctcggctttaggtgccagtccggcccgatgggattttggggcgtgacacccACAGCCCTATCCCatatactatccacgtccccacTATCCTGCCAAACCTCCATCCCTTCCAACTTCGCCCCTATCTCCAGGGCATTAGCTGGAGTCAGTCCATCCCACCTAACTCTAGGACGGCCCTCCCCACCCCGTCTCTTCTTGCCCTTTTTGATTCCCAAGTCTATCACTAGAAGTCTATGCTGGGTCGCAAGATTCTCACTCGAAataaccttacaatccttacacattGCTCTATGtcccttcctaagcagcaaaaagtcaatttgagtcttgGCTAGCCTACTACGAAAAGTAACCAGATGCtcctccttcttcggaaagctgGAATTCACTACCACTAACCCAAAGGCCCTCAGAAAATTTAAAAGCGCAGCTCTCTCAACATTCCTATCCCCGAATCTGAAACCTCCATGTACATCATCATAACCTATCGGCAAAGACCCGATGTGCCCATTAAAATCCCCTCCTATGAAAATCATCTCTGAAATAGGCACGCCTCTTACCACCTagtccaaaacctcccaaaatttcttcttctcctcttcgtccAGGCCCGCCTGTGGCGCGTACGCACTACAGATGTTTACAGAAGGACCCCCAACAATTAACTTAATAGACATCACCTTATCACTAACTCTTTTAACCTCCACTATCTGCCCCCTAAGCTCTTCGTCC is drawn from Capsicum annuum cultivar UCD-10X-F1 unplaced genomic scaffold, UCD10Xv1.1 ctg18671, whole genome shotgun sequence and contains these coding sequences:
- the LOC124890479 gene encoding uncharacterized protein LOC124890479, whose product is MIFIGGDFNGHIGSLPIGYDDVHGGFRFGDRNVERAALLNFLRAFGLVVVNSSFPKKEEHLVTFRSRLAKTQIDFLLLRKGHRAMCKDCKVISSENLATQHRLLVIDLGIKKGKKRRGGEGRPRVRWDGLTPANALEIGAKLEGMEVWQDSGDVDSIWDRA